From Ruminococcus sp. HUN007, a single genomic window includes:
- a CDS encoding dockerin type I repeat-containing protein: MKKRSLIISGITAALMIFQTAAVIYADENTANKWNGTELDINNPTGPWAPYKFVYELLNEVTELMRNNHDIDIREASDKLDLENPENSKVAVKVGSEQAKQQLEECITEKGYSKDLLEITVAPNFLPTPDILINIFGDVDLNGSIDVTDLTGLSLALLGDKELTEDQQKAADVDGDGAVTLADLARLQQYLSKKVDSLR; this comes from the coding sequence ATGAAAAAGAGATCGTTGATTATTTCAGGTATAACAGCTGCACTGATGATTTTCCAGACAGCAGCTGTAATATATGCAGATGAAAATACAGCAAATAAGTGGAACGGTACGGAACTTGATATAAATAATCCGACGGGTCCCTGGGCACCGTATAAGTTTGTTTATGAACTTCTGAATGAAGTAACTGAACTAATGAGAAACAATCATGATATCGATATACGTGAAGCAAGTGATAAGCTTGATCTTGAAAATCCGGAGAATAGTAAGGTAGCAGTAAAAGTCGGATCAGAACAGGCGAAACAGCAGTTAGAAGAGTGTATTACTGAAAAAGGTTATAGCAAAGATTTACTTGAAATTACGGTTGCTCCGAATTTTTTACCAACGCCAGACATCCTGATAAATATTTTTGGTGATGTTGACCTTAATGGTTCAATCGATGTTACAGACCTTACAGGACTCTCACTTGCACTTTTAGGTGATAAGGAACTTACAGAAGATCAGCAGAAAGCTGCTGACGTTGACGGCGACGGAGCGGTGACACTTGCCGACCTTGCAAGGCTTCAGCAGTATCTTTCAAAGAAAGTAGATTCTCTAAGATAA
- a CDS encoding sigma-70 family RNA polymerase sigma factor, producing MKLQDMEDEKIIELYWLRSESAITETDKKYREHCMYIARNILNDISDSEECLNDTYLAAWNSMPPERPSHLSAFLAKITKNIALKRFRYYTADKRKKSAQVPIDEISESAVGTFDVEDTSDLKELAGLISDFLRKHSKEKRVVFLRRYFFFDSFEQISDLTGLSEDNIRKILSRMRKQLKEYLTKRGVKV from the coding sequence GTGAAACTGCAGGACATGGAAGATGAAAAGATAATCGAGCTCTACTGGCTCCGTTCTGAATCTGCCATTACGGAAACCGATAAAAAATACAGGGAACACTGTATGTATATCGCAAGGAATATCCTAAACGATATTTCCGATTCAGAAGAATGTCTTAATGATACGTATCTTGCAGCTTGGAACAGCATGCCTCCTGAAAGGCCGTCTCACCTTTCGGCATTTCTCGCAAAGATCACAAAGAACATTGCACTTAAACGCTTCCGCTACTATACGGCGGATAAGCGAAAGAAAAGCGCACAGGTTCCGATCGATGAGATATCCGAAAGCGCGGTCGGCACATTTGATGTGGAAGACACATCTGATTTAAAGGAGCTTGCGGGGCTTATAAGTGATTTCCTCAGAAAACACAGCAAGGAAAAAAGAGTTGTTTTTCTAAGACGTTATTTCTTCTTTGATTCCTTTGAACAGATATCCGACCTTACAGGACTTAGCGAAGACAATATCAGAAAGATCCTGTCAAGAATGCGGAAACAGCTTAAGGAGTATCTGACGAAAAGAGGTGTTAAGGTATGA
- a CDS encoding dockerin type I repeat-containing protein, translating into MKKAIAAMCSIIACASFMTSAVVSAKSETLDQISKNMPEGTMILIGDIDGSEVIDVTDLTLCSLWLLGDVELEDSQKICADTNMDAALNISDLANFGAYCAKKVPEGSANMIGVKRSFSNKQIEREPFPEGYIMPVNREDNTYDYATYKENTYTKRCVHVFDETQFDEKKVNPFVRSNNGGVMEFASTVKGISSDNMFLVKCGTEEGKYFVFLNESLTEEEAKQIYDQFGITEYTTPEPKTFPEPEQPIPTPAPTAAPNDGTDYSKVERDPEAIENGFSGAREATEEQIAASKNQPDKDKMAVPTAVPNDESDYSKVERDSEAIENGFSGAREATEEQIAASKNQPDKDKMPVPTAVPNDESDYSKVERDPEAIENGFSGAREATEEQIAASKNQPDKDKMPVPTAVPNDGTDYSKVERDPEAIENGFSGAREATEEQIAVSKNQPDKD; encoded by the coding sequence ATGAAAAAAGCAATAGCAGCAATGTGTAGCATTATCGCCTGCGCATCATTTATGACATCTGCAGTAGTCAGCGCAAAATCCGAAACACTTGATCAGATCAGTAAGAATATGCCTGAGGGAACGATGATTCTTATAGGAGATATCGATGGTTCTGAAGTAATAGATGTGACAGACTTAACACTTTGCTCACTCTGGCTTTTAGGAGATGTCGAACTGGAAGACAGCCAGAAAATATGTGCCGATACAAATATGGATGCCGCTCTTAATATCAGTGATCTGGCTAATTTCGGAGCGTACTGTGCGAAGAAAGTTCCGGAAGGTTCGGCAAATATGATCGGCGTAAAAAGAAGCTTTTCGAATAAGCAGATCGAAAGAGAACCGTTCCCGGAAGGTTATATTATGCCGGTGAACAGAGAAGACAACACTTATGACTATGCAACGTATAAAGAAAATACATACACCAAGAGATGTGTTCACGTCTTTGATGAAACTCAGTTTGATGAGAAAAAAGTGAATCCGTTTGTTCGCAGTAATAACGGAGGCGTCATGGAATTTGCAAGCACCGTAAAAGGAATAAGCAGTGATAATATGTTCCTTGTAAAATGCGGAACTGAAGAAGGAAAATACTTTGTGTTCTTAAACGAAAGCCTTACCGAAGAAGAAGCAAAGCAGATCTATGACCAGTTTGGAATAACAGAATACACAACTCCGGAACCTAAAACTTTCCCTGAACCGGAACAGCCGATTCCAACACCGGCACCTACAGCCGCTCCGAATGACGGAACAGATTACAGTAAGGTTGAACGTGATCCGGAAGCAATAGAAAACGGTTTTAGCGGAGCTAGAGAAGCAACTGAAGAACAGATTGCTGCAAGCAAAAACCAGCCGGATAAGGATAAGATGGCAGTACCGACAGCCGTACCGAATGACGAATCAGATTACAGCAAAGTTGAACGTGATTCGGAAGCAATAGAAAACGGTTTTAGCGGAGCCAGAGAAGCGACTGAAGAGCAGATTGCAGCAAGCAAAAATCAGCCGGACAAGGATAAGATGCCTGTACCGACAGCCGTACCGAATGACGAATCAGATTACAGCAAAGTTGAACGTGATCCGGAAGCAATAGAAAACGGTTTTAGCGGAGCCAGAGAAGCGACTGAAGAGCAGATTGCAGCAAGCAAAAATCAGCCGGACAAGGATAAGATGCCTGTACCGACAGCCGTACCGAATGACGGAACAGATTACAGTAAGGTTGAACGTGATCCGGAAGCAATAGAAAACGGTTTTAGCGGAGCTAGAGAAGCGACTGAAGAGCAGATTGCCGTAAGCAAAAATCAGCCGGATAAGGACTAG
- a CDS encoding dockerin type I repeat-containing protein: protein MKKKTLTAVLLSSLLLSSVCAVPFAGAAEQNNTDVNEKQNSGISTEKSESKPFMVTLVVYGKNGEENQYYTVTPPSRENAEKMSEELGLSEGEYEIDEKWGGGAPTDEVTDTETVECYVLYRVSDVYTAHFLNEYQASLEKSGISAEEAKTMTGKLRKQINENGAITDPEIEKQRQEYYTQKIDEEMDKACQTIGVDRKDVTIVRNEMSHCIKGEMTSKQITAAETLTRNYAIVTVGDEVGKYKGKIANKLLLDKIREGEENIEVSVRIKSASGELGTVTDKERTSYVKDIFDAAGIDSFGSINQTMFKYLQIDDEFIYLLETETTLNAEQLEKLCEADEVLEVTALPPWHQAKPTVEPTEPVVAPPLESVTGDLNGDGIIDVSDLTMLSLALLGDNELSDSQKKNADVDSDSEITVADLARLRQYLSKKIVSFDDKTPSEPVKDPSADGYEFSVNYCTASNHIIGPQTEVFTSEKELNEYLEQNQDKMIRLNDEANYDAEWFENHNLVMVLLKEPYLEFGHEITHVDSQKIKITRLKQRNVSPMEKGWAIFIELDKDSEMSSEKINVVITDKEVDSVSAYLQGKR, encoded by the coding sequence ATGAAAAAGAAAACTTTAACTGCTGTTTTATTATCATCATTGCTTTTATCATCTGTCTGTGCAGTACCTTTTGCCGGTGCAGCTGAACAGAACAACACTGATGTTAATGAGAAACAGAACTCCGGTATATCTACGGAAAAAAGTGAATCAAAACCTTTTATGGTTACGCTTGTTGTGTACGGAAAAAACGGTGAGGAAAATCAGTATTATACCGTTACTCCGCCGTCACGTGAAAATGCAGAAAAAATGTCAGAAGAGCTTGGGCTTTCTGAAGGCGAATACGAAATCGATGAAAAATGGGGTGGCGGAGCTCCTACTGATGAAGTCACAGATACTGAAACTGTTGAATGTTACGTATTATACAGAGTCAGTGATGTGTATACTGCTCATTTTCTGAATGAATATCAGGCTTCACTTGAAAAAAGCGGAATAAGCGCTGAAGAAGCCAAAACCATGACAGGAAAGCTCAGAAAACAGATAAATGAAAACGGTGCTATAACTGATCCTGAAATTGAAAAACAGCGTCAGGAATACTATACTCAGAAAATTGATGAGGAAATGGATAAAGCGTGCCAGACAATTGGTGTCGATCGCAAAGATGTTACCATAGTCAGAAATGAAATGAGTCATTGTATTAAAGGCGAAATGACTTCTAAGCAGATCACTGCTGCTGAAACACTCACCAGAAACTATGCGATTGTAACTGTTGGTGATGAAGTAGGCAAATACAAAGGAAAGATAGCAAACAAGCTGCTTCTGGACAAAATCAGAGAAGGTGAAGAAAATATAGAAGTCTCTGTAAGGATAAAATCTGCTTCCGGAGAATTAGGAACAGTGACTGATAAAGAGCGTACCAGCTATGTAAAGGATATTTTTGATGCAGCCGGTATAGATTCTTTTGGAAGCATTAATCAGACTATGTTTAAATATCTTCAGATTGATGATGAATTTATTTACCTTCTTGAAACAGAAACTACGCTGAATGCTGAACAGCTTGAGAAACTTTGCGAAGCTGATGAAGTTCTTGAAGTAACTGCTTTACCACCTTGGCATCAGGCGAAACCAACAGTAGAACCAACAGAGCCGGTTGTAGCTCCGCCTTTAGAATCTGTCACCGGAGATCTTAATGGCGATGGCATAATCGACGTAAGTGATCTTACTATGCTTTCACTTGCACTGTTAGGAGACAATGAGCTGTCAGACAGTCAGAAGAAAAATGCAGATGTAGACAGTGATTCTGAAATAACTGTTGCTGACCTTGCAAGACTCAGACAGTATCTTTCAAAGAAGATCGTTTCATTTGATGATAAAACTCCGTCAGAACCAGTGAAAGATCCTTCTGCCGACGGATATGAGTTCAGCGTAAATTACTGTACGGCAAGTAATCATATCATCGGTCCGCAGACTGAGGTTTTCACTTCAGAGAAAGAGCTTAATGAATATCTTGAACAGAATCAGGATAAAATGATAAGGCTTAATGATGAAGCAAACTATGATGCGGAATGGTTTGAAAATCATAATCTTGTTATGGTTCTTCTGAAGGAGCCATATCTGGAGTTTGGCCATGAGATTACTCATGTCGATAGTCAGAAAATAAAAATAACACGTTTAAAACAGCGTAATGTATCACCTATGGAAAAAGGCTGGGCTATCTTTATTGAACTGGACAAAGACTCAGAAATGAGCAGTGAAAAGATAAACGTTGTGATCACAGATAAAGAAGTGGACAGCGTAAGTGCGTATTTACAGGGAAAAAGGTAA
- a CDS encoding ISL3 family transposase: MFDNTALFTAALQLEYPWKVTKVELKPEKEGSSKMELHIDVDFERGARFIFYFDDGKQWVDADGKPIEKSAHDTVKRTWQHLNFFQYKTYIHARVPKVSDGEGHCPTARVPWARKNSGFTLLFEAMVMEYAKHMSVSSIAKLLEVNDKRLWRVIKHYVDDARKLEDYSSVRNLGIDETSRKGHNYISVMVDLDERKVIYTTEGKDHTTVDKFVTDFKEHKGVPDNIDIVTCDMSLGFKKGITENFKNSKTVADKFHVIKHANEAVDKVRKKESKYESELKGSKYLWLKNEGNLTDKQLEWKQKILKSAKHLKTARAYAIRVELQDIYEQCIDRQSAEPRLKKLCSWMMHSRLDDIKGFCKLVKSHWTEILNYFDYRYTNAILEGVNCIIQNVKCRARGFRNMEYFKTMIYLNCGKLDIDTAVNNAIKTFALV; this comes from the coding sequence TTGTTTGATAATACAGCTTTATTCACAGCAGCACTTCAGCTCGAATATCCATGGAAAGTCACCAAGGTAGAACTTAAACCAGAAAAAGAAGGTTCATCGAAAATGGAACTTCATATAGACGTAGACTTTGAACGAGGAGCAAGGTTCATATTCTATTTTGATGATGGAAAGCAGTGGGTAGATGCAGATGGAAAACCAATTGAGAAGAGCGCCCACGACACCGTAAAAAGAACATGGCAACATCTGAATTTCTTTCAGTACAAAACATATATACACGCCAGAGTGCCTAAAGTAAGTGACGGAGAAGGCCATTGTCCAACAGCTCGTGTACCGTGGGCAAGAAAGAATTCAGGATTCACGCTGCTGTTTGAAGCTATGGTGATGGAATATGCAAAACATATGTCCGTATCATCAATTGCTAAGCTTCTGGAAGTGAACGATAAAAGACTTTGGCGAGTAATCAAGCATTACGTTGATGACGCACGTAAGCTTGAAGACTATTCATCAGTCAGAAACTTAGGAATTGATGAAACAAGCCGTAAAGGACATAACTACATAAGTGTCATGGTTGATCTGGACGAACGCAAAGTAATCTATACAACAGAAGGAAAAGATCATACAACAGTAGATAAGTTTGTAACTGACTTCAAGGAACACAAAGGAGTTCCTGACAATATAGATATTGTTACATGTGATATGTCCCTTGGATTCAAGAAAGGAATAACTGAAAACTTTAAAAACAGCAAAACAGTAGCTGACAAATTTCATGTAATTAAACACGCTAATGAAGCAGTTGATAAAGTACGGAAAAAAGAGAGTAAGTATGAGTCAGAGCTTAAAGGAAGCAAATATCTTTGGCTGAAAAACGAAGGCAATCTGACAGACAAACAACTCGAATGGAAACAGAAAATCCTTAAGTCTGCAAAGCATTTAAAGACTGCAAGAGCATATGCTATCAGAGTGGAACTACAGGATATTTATGAGCAGTGCATAGATAGACAAAGTGCAGAACCAAGACTAAAAAAGCTATGTTCCTGGATGATGCATTCACGCCTTGATGACATTAAAGGGTTCTGCAAACTCGTTAAAAGTCACTGGACTGAAATACTTAACTACTTTGATTACAGATATACAAATGCTATTCTTGAAGGCGTAAACTGCATAATACAAAATGTTAAGTGCAGAGCACGTGGTTTTAGAAATATGGAGTATTTCAAAACAATGATATATCTGAACTGCGGAAAGCTTGATATTGACACTGCTGTTAATAATGCTATTAAAACATTCGCTTTGGTATAA
- a CDS encoding sigma-70 family RNA polymerase sigma factor: MALEDEKIIELYWERSENAIAETDKKYRERCLYVARSILNDISDAEECLNDTYLTAWNLMPPERPKILSSFLFRIIRNHSLNRLRFLNSSKRKRDLSFSIDELGECVDGKNDTEEKFDETEVLNALNEFLRSLNKDKRFILVRRYWFFDSIAEIAERSSMTEENVRATLSRLRKQLKKYLKRKVGV; encoded by the coding sequence GTGGCTCTGGAAGATGAAAAAATAATTGAACTTTACTGGGAACGATCCGAAAATGCAATAGCTGAAACGGATAAAAAATACAGAGAACGTTGTTTGTATGTGGCAAGGTCTATTCTGAATGATATTTCAGATGCTGAAGAATGTCTGAATGATACTTATCTTACAGCGTGGAACCTCATGCCGCCTGAAAGACCGAAAATACTTTCTTCATTTCTGTTCAGAATAATTCGTAACCATTCACTTAACAGGTTAAGGTTCCTTAACAGCAGCAAGAGAAAAAGAGACTTGAGTTTTTCCATTGATGAACTTGGTGAATGTGTTGACGGAAAAAATGATACTGAAGAAAAGTTTGATGAGACCGAGGTCTTGAATGCGCTCAATGAATTTCTTCGTTCTCTTAATAAAGACAAGCGTTTTATTCTCGTCAGAAGATACTGGTTTTTTGACAGTATCGCTGAAATTGCGGAGCGTTCTTCAATGACTGAGGAAAATGTCAGAGCCACACTTTCAAGACTGAGAAAGCAGCTTAAAAAGTATCTAAAAAGAAAGGTGGGGGTATAA
- a CDS encoding dockerin type I repeat-containing protein, whose product MKKTKKICALLLSSLIVSAWSVSTVSAEALKEPEIKDLLDNGTDIWQVIDRITGEQGTISCDITVKPGTDLPKLKETHRIDFTSVKDVYNVVAPPEDFKAYSELECFESMSYHFYSSSVDTSSQPQLGSPQYYRNKLDKGLYNDKMYIMIIPEESADINDILVPGSAMFYPKNSGYDIRKAIFINPTEEEVYKYLDIIEEHPDLIEYYIISFNEYRGLVPDGARVDIKGDLDGNKTIDTTDLTLLSLALIGDNTLSDAQLITADIDGDGAVTLADLARLQQYLSKKIESLDSGSSPAPTPEPTVAPTSTPTTIDRPQIPDDYIWPINRENHTFDYATLSGKAYTKRCVHTFDESTLDEKTRNAFFESTVERTGLMASVKNSKRNKQ is encoded by the coding sequence ATGAAAAAAACAAAAAAGATCTGTGCTTTACTGTTATCATCACTCATAGTATCAGCTTGGTCTGTTTCTACTGTTTCAGCCGAAGCTTTAAAAGAACCTGAGATAAAAGATTTGCTGGATAATGGAACAGATATCTGGCAGGTTATTGATCGCATTACCGGAGAACAAGGTACAATCTCATGCGACATTACGGTCAAACCAGGTACGGATCTTCCAAAACTAAAAGAAACTCACAGAATAGATTTCACTTCTGTGAAAGACGTGTACAATGTTGTCGCACCTCCCGAAGATTTCAAAGCATATTCTGAACTTGAGTGTTTTGAGTCTATGTCCTATCATTTTTATTCATCGTCTGTAGATACCTCGTCACAGCCTCAACTGGGTTCGCCGCAGTATTACAGGAACAAACTCGATAAAGGATTGTACAACGATAAAATGTACATTATGATTATTCCGGAAGAAAGTGCTGATATAAATGATATTTTAGTTCCTGGTTCGGCAATGTTTTATCCGAAAAACTCCGGATATGATATTCGTAAAGCAATATTTATAAATCCTACGGAAGAAGAAGTATATAAGTATCTTGACATAATAGAAGAACATCCGGATTTGATTGAATATTACATCATAAGCTTCAATGAATATCGTGGACTTGTACCAGATGGTGCCAGAGTAGATATCAAAGGTGACCTTGACGGGAACAAAACCATTGATACTACAGATCTAACGCTTCTTTCTCTTGCACTTATCGGAGATAATACTCTTTCTGATGCTCAGTTGATAACAGCAGATATTGACGGTGACGGAGCTGTTACCCTCGCTGATCTCGCAAGACTTCAGCAGTATCTTTCAAAGAAGATAGAGTCACTTGATTCCGGTTCATCTCCAGCACCGACACCGGAACCGACAGTTGCACCAACATCAACTCCTACTACTATCGACAGACCACAGATACCAGATGACTATATCTGGCCGATAAACAGGGAGAACCACACATTTGATTATGCAACCCTTAGTGGAAAAGCATATACCAAGAGATGCGTTCATACTTTTGATGAAAGTACACTGGATGAGAAAACACGGAATGCATTCTTTGAAAGTACAGTCGAAAGAACAGGACTTATGGCGTCAGTAAAAAACAGTAAGCGGAATAAGCAGTGA
- a CDS encoding serpin family protein: MRKRITAALLSLAMVSSLFCTVPYACAADNSVAFTAGIEQWDYPVGAPKHIEGTTMDDFIAGFEPDAFVYKINNGRKAFAVTPSGDTHYFEIGQVANPNSALYSVVKMREGTEPPVKEINEKIGASDKYKVTFYKYDDSDEYRFYIAGEEYETAVLDMLKNDSNVLSIENRRDVTEAGFNLKYLYVSTEMETEEFIESYPQFCLENVSYQSSGDEFYNHWFIFRNKTTSPEYYEDFMKLKQSGEQFELRFMVNALAAMNPHYVLTETLYTADGTDTPPMPLPAEFVKGDVTADGVIDVTDVSCLSLYLIGDIELSGFQKKSADVDNDGEVKLTDLAKLRQYLSKKIDTLDTVLNDVPNTASKEALALPVYRTSRIVADRKKADSYSAFAASFSDDILLNTDDENEGVNRVYSPISIYMATSMLAECCDGESLDELLGLLEVSDKEELAAINKNVFDSLYFDNDSYCKINNSIWIDRRFTPAEDAIKNLADKYYAASFLRDLSSQNDCKEITKWISDNTAGKFEPEILPSTEAVLKIINTVIFKDSWNMKFTDTETGIFKGADSDIECQFMKGYDRADIALDEDFATYIKSFINGYEMNFVLPAEGKTVADLVSDETVMQRIFERKDRSEYDVTASVPKFSSKSKFNIIDTLTDIGVTSIFDKADLGPLLGNQTSAPVDEFVHEAVIDVSENGCEAAAYTLINCDECACPQYEFNADRPFIYFISDAAGTPVFIGIVNDPTQK, from the coding sequence ATGAGAAAGCGTATAACAGCAGCATTATTATCCCTGGCGATGGTATCGTCACTATTCTGTACCGTACCTTATGCATGTGCTGCAGATAACAGTGTAGCTTTTACTGCCGGAATAGAACAGTGGGATTATCCTGTCGGAGCACCTAAGCATATTGAAGGCACGACAATGGATGATTTCATTGCGGGTTTTGAGCCGGATGCATTTGTGTACAAGATAAACAATGGCAGAAAAGCTTTTGCAGTTACTCCGTCCGGTGACACTCACTATTTTGAGATCGGACAGGTTGCAAATCCGAATTCAGCACTGTATTCAGTTGTTAAAATGCGTGAAGGAACGGAGCCTCCTGTAAAGGAAATCAATGAAAAGATCGGTGCGTCTGATAAATACAAGGTCACATTCTATAAATATGATGACAGTGATGAATACAGGTTTTACATTGCAGGTGAAGAATATGAGACTGCTGTCCTTGATATGCTTAAAAATGACAGTAATGTTCTCAGCATAGAAAACAGACGTGATGTTACTGAAGCAGGTTTTAATCTTAAGTATCTGTATGTTTCAACTGAAATGGAAACTGAAGAATTTATAGAAAGCTATCCGCAGTTTTGCCTTGAAAACGTTTCTTATCAGTCTTCAGGAGATGAATTCTACAATCACTGGTTCATTTTCAGAAATAAAACAACATCACCTGAATATTATGAAGATTTTATGAAACTTAAACAGAGCGGAGAACAGTTTGAACTAAGATTTATGGTTAATGCTTTAGCAGCCATGAATCCGCACTATGTACTGACGGAAACTCTTTATACTGCAGATGGAACAGATACTCCTCCTATGCCATTACCGGCTGAATTTGTTAAAGGTGATGTCACAGCGGATGGGGTAATTGATGTGACAGATGTTTCATGTCTCTCACTGTATCTCATCGGAGATATTGAACTTTCAGGTTTTCAGAAAAAGAGTGCGGACGTAGATAATGACGGAGAGGTAAAACTCACTGACCTTGCAAAACTGCGTCAGTATCTTTCAAAAAAGATCGATACACTGGATACTGTGTTAAATGATGTTCCGAATACAGCAAGCAAAGAGGCACTTGCTCTGCCGGTATACAGGACATCGCGTATAGTTGCTGACAGGAAGAAAGCGGACAGTTATTCAGCGTTTGCAGCAAGCTTCTCTGATGATATTCTGCTTAATACGGACGATGAGAATGAAGGCGTCAACAGAGTTTATTCACCGATAAGCATCTACATGGCGACATCAATGCTGGCTGAATGCTGTGATGGCGAAAGCCTTGATGAACTTCTTGGTCTGCTTGAAGTTTCCGATAAGGAAGAACTTGCAGCTATCAATAAGAATGTATTCGATTCTCTTTATTTTGATAATGACAGCTACTGTAAGATAAACAATTCCATATGGATAGACCGTCGTTTTACCCCGGCGGAAGACGCTATAAAAAATCTTGCGGATAAATACTATGCAGCATCATTCCTGCGAGATCTTAGTTCACAGAATGACTGTAAGGAGATCACGAAATGGATAAGTGACAACACAGCCGGAAAATTTGAACCGGAAATACTTCCGAGTACGGAAGCCGTTCTTAAGATAATTAACACGGTAATTTTTAAGGACAGCTGGAATATGAAATTTACGGATACGGAAACCGGAATATTCAAAGGTGCTGACAGCGACATAGAGTGTCAGTTCATGAAGGGTTATGACCGTGCGGATATTGCTCTGGATGAAGATTTTGCGACATACATCAAGAGTTTTATTAACGGATATGAAATGAATTTTGTTCTTCCGGCAGAAGGAAAGACTGTCGCAGATCTTGTTTCAGATGAAACTGTAATGCAGAGGATCTTTGAAAGAAAAGACAGAAGTGAGTATGATGTTACTGCTTCAGTACCGAAGTTTTCATCAAAATCGAAGTTTAACATTATCGATACTTTAACTGATATTGGAGTTACAAGTATATTTGACAAAGCAGACCTCGGACCTCTTTTAGGAAATCAGACATCTGCTCCTGTTGACGAATTTGTTCATGAGGCAGTTATTGATGTAAGTGAAAACGGATGCGAAGCAGCAGCCTACACACTGATCAACTGTGATGAATGTGCGTGTCCGCAATATGAATTCAATGCAGACAGACCGTTTATCTACTTCATATCAGACGCTGCCGGCACACCAGTCTTCATCGGCATTGTTAATGATCCTACACAGAAATAA
- a CDS encoding RNA polymerase sigma factor, whose translation MVLEDEKIIDLYWERSESAITETDKKYRSRCIYVARSVLNDISDAEECLNDTYLTAWNLMPPERPKFLSSFLFKIVRNHSLNKLRFNNNSRRKKDISFSTEELEECVDGNSSVEDKFDESEVVNAINEFLESLKKDRRYIFVRRYWYLDSIADIAGHCSMTEDNVMKILSRTRMQLKEYLKGRVG comes from the coding sequence ATGGTTCTGGAAGATGAAAAAATAATTGACCTGTACTGGGAACGTTCAGAAAGTGCAATAACGGAAACTGATAAAAAATACAGAAGCAGATGCATATATGTGGCGAGATCTGTTCTGAACGATATCTCAGATGCAGAAGAATGCCTGAACGATACATATCTGACAGCATGGAATCTGATGCCTCCGGAAAGACCGAAATTTCTATCTTCTTTTCTGTTCAAGATCGTAAGGAATCATTCACTTAACAAATTAAGATTCAATAATAACAGCAGAAGAAAGAAGGATATCAGTTTTTCCACTGAAGAACTGGAAGAATGTGTTGACGGAAACAGCAGTGTTGAAGATAAATTTGATGAATCGGAAGTTGTAAATGCTATCAATGAATTCCTTGAATCGCTGAAAAAAGACAGACGGTACATATTTGTCAGAAGATACTGGTATCTTGACAGCATAGCAGATATTGCCGGACACTGTTCAATGACCGAGGATAATGTAATGAAAATACTTTCACGAACAAGAATGCAGCTGAAGGAATATCTTAAAGGAAGGGTGGGATAA